The bacterium sequence CGGATTAGGGATTAAATCCCCCTTGCAATTGTAGATAGGAATCAGAAAAAAGAGATATCGCTATATCTTATTGAAAATCAAATGGTTATGCTAAATTTTTGCCTTTAAATAGAGGGGAAGTTCCGTTGCAACAGATTAGGGGAGAAGAAGTAGAGAGTAGAGAGAATCCCTCTTTTTACTTTCTACTCTCTACTTCTTTAAAAAGGAGATGATTAAATGGATTATTTTTTAACCGAAGAACAACAGATGATTAAAGATTTAGCCAGACAAATCGCCCAAGAAAAGATTAAACCCGTCGCGGCTGAATTGGACGAAAAAGAAGAATTTCCACACGACTTAATGAAGGTTTTAGCCCAGTCGGATTTATTTGGGGTGTATATCCCGATGGACTATGGCGGACTTGGTGCGGGTTGTTTTGAATTATGTTTGATAGTTGAAGAATTAAGTAAGGTATGTGGTGGTGTTGCCACGACTTATGCCGCCTCTGCCCTGGGCACTTTCCCAATCTTGTTATTTGGAACAGATGAGCAAAAGAAAAAATACCTACCTGATTTAGCCGCTGGCAAAAAGTTAGCCGCCTTTGGTTTAACTGAGGCTAATGCCGGTAGTGATGCCGCTAGCATACAAACTACTGCTACACTTGATGGAGATTTCTATATCCTTAACGGCACAAAACAATGGATTACTAATGGTGGTGAGGCAGAAACCTATGTGGTTATTGCGATGACGGACAAAACCAAAGGTGCTCGAGGGGCATCAGCAATTATTGTCGAAAAAGGCACACCAGGATTTAGTTTTGGTAAAAAAGAGAAAAAAATGGGCATCAGGTCTTCTGCTACTACTGAATTAATCTTTCAAGATTGTAAGGTGCCCAAAGAAAATTTGCTTGGTAAAGAGGGATTAGGATTTATTGTTGCTATGAGAACCCTTGACCGGTCAAGACCTGGCGTAGCCGCACAAGCAGTAGGAATTGCACAAGGGGCATTGGATTTAGCCGTCCGATATGCCAAAGAACGAGTTCAATTCGGTCAACCAATATCCTCATTTCAAGGAATACAATTTATGTTAGCCGATATGGCTACTCAAGTAGAAGCGGCAAGGGCATTGACTTATGCAGTAGCTAAAATGGTTGATGCTGGCGAAAAGAATATCACCAAAGCATCGGCGATGAGTAAACTATTTGCCTCAGATGTCGCGATGAAAGTTACCACCGATGTTGTCCAGATATTTGGTGGTTATGGCTATATGCGGGAATATCCAGTAGAGAAGATGATGCGAGATGCCAAAATTACTCAAATCTACGAAGGCACTAATCAGATTCAACGACAGGTAATCGCACTGGAATTGATTAAAGAATCAGCAGGTAAATAAGAGAAAGAAAAATGGAATTTAATGTTGAGAAAACTGTCAATTATTGGAAACAAGGAGCAGAATACGATTTAGGTGTAGCTGAAGCTATGTAGCAAGCAGAAAAATACCCTTATGCCCTTTTTATGGGACATTTAGCACTGGAAAAGTTACTTAAAAGCCTCTTTGTTAGAGATAAAAAAGAACATGCACCGTGGATTCATTCTCTTCCGTTACTTGCTAATAAGTTAACAATAAATATTCCTGAAGAAACCCTGGAGAGACTGGGTGAATTTATGGAGTTTCATTTTGAAGGACGATACCCTGACTATCAAATGGACTTTTACAAAAAATGCACAGGGGAATTTACTAATCAGAAAATGAAAGAGATAAAAGAGGTCTACAAATGGTTGAGCAGTCAATTTTAGAATCAATAAAGAGATTCACTAATGCTCTTGCAAAGGAAAACATCAGAACTAACAAGGTCTTTCTTTATGGTTCCTATGCAACAGGCAAACATACAGAATATAGTGATATAGATATCGCTGTGGTGTCAGAGGATTTTGGCAAGGATAGAATTGAAGAAAAGATGTTTCTGTTTCGTCTTGCCAGTCGGATAGACCCACGATTAGAAGCTGTTCCCTTAACCCCAACTGCACTTCAAGAAGATACCTGGGTACCATTGATTTATGAAATTAGGACCAAAGGAATCGAATTGCAGGTAGCATGATGGATGGCTGGAAGAAAAGTTGAGAAGTGAAAATCCATAGAATTGTAAAACTATTGAATCGACGGGATATAAGTAAAGTAGATAAAGAACTACGCCGACAGATTGCCATAAAGATAAATGGTAACCGTTCAGGTGGTAATTTACCGCAGAGACGCAGAGGAACAGAGAAGAAATCAGATAACAGAAAAGATTATTGGTGTAGCCATTGAAATACATAGGACCTGCTTGCCGAATGTTCAACCGGCAAGCCAGATTTGTTAATCCATCCCTGATTTTCATCAGGGCAAGTTTAATGTTGTTGGACTCAAGAGCTTGCACTGATGAAAATCAGGGATGTTAAGCCTATCGTAAATAAATTTTAATTTTCTTCTCTGCGTCTCTGTGTCTCTGCGGTGAACGGTTACGATAAATGAAAATAGTAAGTAGATAGATATGAAGGGATTAACCGTATAAATATAAGGAGGGAAACAAAATGAAAAACCTGAAGGTAAAAGATGCTATGACGCGGGGGATTTTTACTATCCCACAAGATGCCTCGGTGACACAGGCGTTGGAAATGTTAGCCGACAACGATGTCAGTGGTTTGGCGATTACTTCTGTTGATGGAGAATTAGTTGGTGTTCTGTCTGAAACGGATATGGCAAAGGTAGTTAGTAAAGGAATTGCCAGTGATGAAGATTTGGATAAAATCAAGGTTAGTGAAATAATGACTGCCCCGGCTATAACCGTTGGTCGAGATGATAGCTTAAGAGATGCCTGTAGCCTGATGTGTGAAAAAAATATTCACCGACTAATCATCCAACAAGAAGTAAAAAGGGGTGGAGAAAGTAAATATTTCCCAAGTGGAATACTTTCGATGTCTGATGTAGTCAAGGCAATGGCAGGTAGGTGGACTCGTGGATAAACTGAATGAAATACTAAAAAAATACAAAGATACCGACGGGGCATTAATCCCTGTTTTGCAGGAAGCACAGGATACATTTGGCTATTTGTCAAAGGATGTCTTAATTCAAATTGGTAAGGAGTTAAAATTTCCGCTGAGTAAGGTTTATGGCGTGGTTACCTTTTATGCCCAGTTTTATTTAAAACCACACGGAAAATATACCATTCGAGCCTGTCGAGGAACTGCCTGCCATGTCCAGGGTGCAAAGAAGATTATTTCAACAATTGAACATATCACGGGTTTAAAAGAAGGAGAGACATCTGCTGACCTTAAGTTCACCTTTGAAACAGTTGCCTGTCTGGGTGCCTGCGCCCTATCACCGGTAATGATGGTCAATAAAGACTATTTTGGCAAAATGAATCCCAAAAAAGCAATTACTATCCTTCAACAATATAATGATAGCAGGTAAATATTTTTATGAAAATTGTCAGGAATAAGATTTCTATAGCTGAACTAAATAATATGGCTCAGGAGATGTTTGGTAATTTGTAACTATTCACCGCAGAGACGCAGAGGAACAGAGAAAAAAGGATTTAAATTAGATTGTGGATACCGGATAGATCTTTTAGTTGAAGAAAAAGTTAAAAAGCAGTCGAGCAACTACTTCCGATTCACGAAGCTCAACTTTTAACCTATCTAAAAATGATGATAAGAGATGGAATTAAGCGTATAGCCAATAGATTTTAATTTTTTCTCTGTGTCTCCGCGTCTCTGCGGTGAATAGTTACAAAATCATTAATAACCTGGTGGAAAGATGAAGTATCAACATAAACAATTAGCACAAGGACGCTGGTTTGAATTGACCTTCTTCGAACAGATGGGTAATATTGGAACTGATGTTGGACGAGCAATTACCTGGAGAGATAAAAATATTGAATATAGCCAGAAGGCAATTGACCGTGCATTAGAACTTTTAGAATTGACTATCGCTGATGTTAAGAATAGAAAAAGGTTAAAAGAGTTATTGAGGTTATATGAAGCATTGGTAGATTACTTCTATTTTGACAATCAGTTCTCTTCATCTGATAAATTGTGGCAAAACTATTTTTTTGCTTTTAGCTATGCCGCAATAAAAATGAAGGTAACCGTTCACCGCAGAGACACAGAGACGCAGAGAAAAAATTAAAAACTATTTACCAGACGCTTCATTCCATCCCTGATTTTCATCAGGGCAAGATCCTGATTTTCATCAGAGCAAGCTTTTGAGGACCGACATATCATGATTGATTAACAAATTTGGTTTTGTCTTATATATTACCTAATCTTTTCTGTTATCTGATTTATTTCCATATCTTCTCTGTTCCTCTGCGTCTCTGCGGTGAAAACTATTTTCAGGAGAATAATATGACCAAATTAAAATCAGTTTCGGAATTAAACGCATATCGAGAATCTATCATTAAAACTAAAGACCCTAACAAAATTTGTATTACTATTTGTGGTGGCACAGGATGTCTTGCCTTTGGGGCAGAAGGGGTTATTAGTGCCTTTCAAGAAGAAATTAAGAAACAAGGATTGAATAATGTAGATGTCATAAGAACTGGTTGTCCTGGCTTTTGTGAAAGAGGGCCGATTGTTGTTATCCTGCCACAACGGATTTCATATCAAAAGGTTGCCATTGAAGATGTATCTGAAATAGTCTCTTCTACGATTATAAAAGGTGAGATTATCGAGCGACTGTTGTATGAAGACCCGTTAACAGGACATAAGATTATTTATGAACAAGAAATTCCTTTTTATAAAAAGCAGAAAAGGATACTTTTAAGTAATAGTGGCTTAATTGATCCCACTCAGATAAATCATTATATTGAACGAAGTGGTTATTCTGCCTTAAGTAAAATTCTTACTTCTATGGCACCTGATAAGGTTATTGAGGAAGTTAAGAAGTCAGGTTTGCGTGGTAGAGGTGGGGGAGGTTTCCCTACTGGATTGAAATGGAGTTTCTGCCGAAAAGCAGAAGGTGAACCGAAGTATCTCATCTGTAATGCGGATGAGGGTGACCCTGGTGCTTTTATGGATCGAGCACTCCTTGAAGGCAATCCACATCTTGTCTTAGAAGGAATGCTTATCGCTGCCTATGCCATTGGCTCAACAGAAGGATATGTTTATGTCCGGGCAGAATATCCTTTAGCCAGTAAGAATATCCGCCTTGCCTGCGACCAGGCAAAAGAATTAGGATTATTAGGTGATAATATTTTAGGCACAGATTTTAGCTTTCATCTGAAGATTAAAGAAGGGGCTGGGGCTTTTGTTTGTGGTGAAGAAACGGCTTTAATGGCTTCGATTGAAGGCAAACGCGGTATGCCAAAACCAAGACCGCCATTCCCGGCTCAATCTGGACTTTGGGGCAAGCCAAGTAATATTAACAATGTCGAGACATTTGCCAATATCCCACATATCATTTTAAACGGGGGTGAAAATTATGCCCAAATCGGCACTGAGAAATCTAAAGGCACAAAGATATTTGCCTTAGCCGGCAAGATAAATAACACCGGCCTGGTAGAAGTGCCAATGGGAACTATCTTACGAGAAGTGATTTTTGATATTGGCGGCGGTATCCCCAGAGGCAGGAAATTTAAGGCAGTGCAACTGGGTGGTCCTTCTGGTGGCTGTCTAACCTCTAAAGAATTGGATTTACCCATTGACTACGATACATTAGTTGCCGCTGGGGCAATGATGGGTTCTGGCGGTATGATTGTTATGGATGAAACTAATTGTATGGTAGAGATTGCTCGATTCTTCTTAGAATTTGTGCAAAGTGAATCTTGTGGTAAATGCACACCTTGTCGCATTGGCACTAAAAGAATGCTGGAGATAGTTACTCGAATTACCAGGGGAGAAGGTAGAGAAGAAGATATAGATACCTTGATAAAAATGGCTAAAATCATAAAGGACTCTTCCCTTTGTGGCTTGGGACAAACCGCTCCCAATCCAGTGCTTTCTACGATTGAACATTTCCGGGATGAATATGAAATACATATCAAAGAAAAGCGATGTCCTGCCCATGTTTGTGAAGGACTTTATACCGCTCCTTGCACAGATACCTGTCCTGCCGGCATCAAGGTGCATAGTTATGTCGCTTTAATCGCCCAGGAAAGATTTGAAGAGGCATTGGAACTGATTAAAGAAAGTAATCCTTTCCCTTCGATTTGTGGTCGGGTGTGTCATCACCCCTGTGAAACTAAATGCAGACGAATAGAGATTGATGAAGCATTAGCCCTTAGAGCCCTAAAACGATTTGTTGCTGACCACGAAATAGAATTGGAAAAGGGAAGACATAGACCAAAATTAGAATTTCATCGAACAGAAAGAGTGGCGATTATCGGAGCAGGACCAGCAGGATTAACCTGTGCCTATTATCTGGCAAGACGCGGTTATCAGATAACCATATTTGAGGCATTAGAAACACCTGGTGGTATGCTGGCGGTTGGTATTCCCGATTACCGATTACCAAAGAGAATTCTAAAGATAGAAATAGCTGATGTTACTGCATTAGGTGTAGAAATAAAGACAGAAACAAGAATTGGTAAGGATCTGGAGTTTTCTGACCTGCTAAGGGATTACAACGCTATTTTTATAGGTGTAGGAGCACATATCAGTAAAAAAATGGGAATTGAAGGAGAAGAGACAAATAAGGTCATACCTGCTCTGCAATTCTTACGGGATGTTAATCTTGGTAATCCAGTTGAATTAGGTGAAAAAATAGCCGTCATCGGTGGTGGTAATGCGGCTATTGATGCGGCAAGGGTTGCCATTAGACTTGGAGTCAGGGATGTAACTGTTCTTTACCGTCGCTCAAGAGAAGAGATGCCTGCTATCCCACAGGAAATTGAAGATGCGCAAGAGGAAGGGATTAAAATAGAGATTTTGACTGCCCCAAAACGCATTATCTCTGAAAATGGTAAGGTCAAAGGTATTGAATGTTTCAGAATGAAATTAAGCGACTTTTTTGATAAAAGTGGTCGAAGGATTCCTGAACCAATCAAAGACTCAGAATTTGTTGTGGATGTCGATATGGTTATTTCAGCCATCGGGCAGGATGTTAATGTTGATTTTCTACAGGATAGGGTAGAATTGAGTAAATGGCAAACGATAAAGGTGGATAAAGAAACGCAAGCCACCAGTTTGGCAGGTGTTTTTGCTGGAGGTGATGCGGCTACTGGAGCGAATACGGTTATTGAGGCTATTGCGGCCGGCAATAGAGCCGCCATAGCCATTGATAAATACCTCAATAATGGTAAGGAAAGTAAAGAAGTCATCAGACATCCCATAGAGGAAGATGAAGAGGCGATGTTGAGAAGAAGACACCTGATGCCTGTATTAGAAAAGGAAAAAAGAATAAGGGGATTTGAAGAAGTAGAGTTAGGATTTACTCGCGAGATGGCAGTCAATGAGGCAAAAAGATGTCTAAAATGCCACGAAAAGGAGTAGTTATTTAGCCACTGATTAACACGGATTAGTACGGATAAATACAGATGTCAGAAGATAGAAGGCAGAGGGCAGAAGGCAGAGGAGAAAGGGGGAAACAGAGAAAGGGAGAAATCTGTGTCCTCTGCGGTAAAATCTTGTGGACATTTTCAGGAGAAGTTTCACGCCAAGCACGCAAAGGAAAATAAGGGGAAAAATTACCTTTGCGTGAAAAAACTATTTTCAGGAGAAACGCTCATGTCCACAGGGAGTAGGCACAAACGAAGATGAAAATGGGTTTGATGGTTCAGGTGAAATCAGGCTGAAGCCTGCGGCTACCAGCTTTCCCGAACCCCGAGTCCCGAGTCCCGATTTTCAGGGGAAAGGAAGTTTCACGCAAAGAACGCAAAGAACGCAAAGGGAAATAAGGGAAAAAATTACCTTTGCGTCCTTTGCGTGAAAAAACTATTTTCAGGTCACGAATTTTCAGTATTTCATCCGTGTCCATCTGTGGCTAAATAGTTACATTTTCTATAGATAAATAGTTACGAAAATTTACTCTTCAAAACTGACCCTCAAAAAAATGTCTTGACAAAATTATAGAAAAATGATATAAATGATATACTTTATCAATTCTGAATTCTGTTAAGATAGACTATAAGATGAAAAGGGATTATGGAAAAATGAATAAAACTTATGACATTCCAAAAAATAACTTTTTATCAGTAGAAGAAATAAAGGGAAAATATCATTATCTCTCTGCAGGGCATAGAGATAGAAAAGCCCCCCCCCCCGCAAAAATTAAATCCACAAAAATCACTAAAGAACTAACCGCAGAAAAATTTTCACTACTTAGACTAAATACCAGTAAATTTACCTCTCAAAAGAGAGGAATCATTTCTAACGGAATCGTTACCATCAGTATTATTTTCCTTCTGGCATTCTTTATGGGCTATGCATATAATCCAGGCGGTTTCATTTCAGAAAGATATGTGTATGACCAGGAAGGCCGACTTAAATGCAAAATTGCCCCAGATGGACAGAAGGAAGTTAAGTTATGGAGTGCAGTGTCCGTGACACTGCTTGCATTGACAGGGTCAAGGCACTCAAACAATACAATCCAACCATAATTATACAAGGAGGAAATGTCATGTGCCAATTTAGATTTAATTGTAATTGTAAGTTTGAACCCTCGGGTGAAACAAAGGAGTGGTGGTTATATACGCATAAGACTGAACACTCCTTTGCGGGTGTGAAGTTACCTGGTCTTTTTCAGACCAGTAAGTTTGAATGCCAGTTTATCGGTTTTCTGGGGATTTTTCTGTTAGAAGGAGTAGCTACTTATTGGTGCAGTAAGGTGGGTGTTATAATAACCGCAATTTTAGCCTCCATATTTGTTGATTTAGCTCTTGCGATAGTGGCTCATATATTTCAAAAAAGCATTTGCAAAATGAAAAACGAATTAGTTTATAAAGAAAACGATGAGAAAAGGATAACTGAAAGAAGTCTGCGGTCTACTCAATCACTGCAACGATTTTTCTATTCGCTCATTCTTCTCTCGGCGGGCTTCAAAATTTGTTGGTTTCTTTCTGCACGTTCAACTCCTGATGCAACAGCCTTATTTATCGGGGTGTGTTACTTTCTAGGCGCGATACTTCACATAACATGTACAGGGTATGCAATATTTACATTTATTTTCAAGGGGAAAATAAAGCGTGAATATAATAAATATCTTAACTCGAAGAGTCAAGCCTTTGGGTTTGATGAGAACAATCCAATAGAAACAGAACTTACTTCAGGCAAGTTAAAGACGGTTACAGTCGGGCACCATGAGATTATAGAAAGTGACGCCAAATTTTTATTAAAAACATTGGGTGTTTTAACAGACGAAGAACTTTGGAGTATGATTGCTCGCCAAGACGCAGGTGAGCCAAAACGAACACTTGCTATAGAGGGAGTCGAACATCAGATAAAAATTCTTCCATTAACCGCAAAGGGAAATATAAAGAAAAAAGAGAGCAATAAGGAGGATAGCTCCAAATAGTAGAATAAATTAAGCACTTACTTCGATTTTTCAATCAATTGTCTTCAAAAGGAGGAAAGAAGTCAAAATGAAAATCAAAAGATGTTCGATGGTTTCTGATTTCCCAACAATAATGTTTCTATTTTTGGGAATATTGATTATTTTAAGTAGCTGTGGAGAAAAACAGAATAAAAAATTTAATTTAACATTGGTAGTATCTGATAATCTCGGAAAGAATAAAACTGATGCACTGCCTGAGGATATAATTAAGATTTGCTTGCCGTTCGAATATAAAGGTAATTTCTTGATTCCCAGACCCACTCTTTATCGCTTAGGTTACGATAACTCCACCAAAATGTCTCTTGAAACGACAATTACGGGAGGGTGTGCTGGAGATCCGAATAACCCTATTTACATTCAGAATCAAACAAAAAAGTATTTAAAATCCGTCAAAATCGGAAAAGTTTTCTCACAACCTAATGATTCTTCGATTGATTTAAAATCTATATTGGATTCTTCTTTAGAAGTAATTGGAACGCGATCGCTTATTGCTTTTTATAGTACTAAGGGAATCAATACAGACTCTTACAATGGTATCAAGATATCTAAATCCATAGACGATGTTCCAACTATAATGGCGGAAGGAATTTGTGAAAATGGTCTAACCTCTGTCTTTGTATTTATTGATCCACCTATATCGGGTGCCGAACCTATACCTCCAATAATAAATAGGGTGGTAGTACCTAAGCTAGTAGGTGAACCTGTAGAGAAGGCTACATCTATACTCCAAAGAATAGGTTTGCAATGGAGCATCACAGAGGAATATAGCGCTGAACCAAAAGGCAGGGTAATTAAGCAGAATCCAGCGGCTGATACACAGGTTCCCCCAGGAAGGACAGTAATTTTAACTATCGCAAAATGGCCTAAAGTGCCTCAGGTTGTTGGTATGACATTACAACAGGCACAATCTACTATCTCTGCTAATGGTCTTTTTAATGTTAAGGTTAAAACTCCTAAAGCACAGCCTAATTGGGTAGTGACAAGGCAGAACCCTAAAGGAGGCAAGACAGTAGCTAAAGAAAGCGAGATTCAACTTGTCCTTGAGAAGCCATCAGGTACCGACAACGGAAGTCAACCAAAAGAAAAACAACCACAGGGTCAGAAAGAAGAAAAAGAAGTAACCACTCCTTCTTCTGTTCCCTCAGATGTTATCCCATCTCCGTGGAACGATATATTCACACTTTTTAATAAGAATACAGAGGACAGCTATAGAGAAATAATAAAGAAATTAAGTAAGAGTGAAGAAGAGAACAAAGAAAAAGAGAACAAAATAGAAAGGAATGTTTATTACTGGTATTACAAGGGTCTGGCTTATTATCAATTAAAAGATTATAACAAGGCTCCTGAGTGTTTTGATGAAGCATGGAATAGAATTGGAGAGTGGGGAAAACCCATAGATTCTCAGGTTGGACTCCCTATGAATTCACAAGAGGCAAAAAAAGAGGCTCGATACTATGGAGCAATGGCACACTATATGAAATATAGAATAACTAAAGATTCAAATGACCACATGGAAGCACGGCTAAGAGTTGAGGAATGTCATAACAATATTGAGGATTATCCTAATGGTAGTGAAGAAAGAACTAACATTACAAACGCCTACAAGGAGTTAGAACAAGAATAGAGGTGAAATTATGGAGTGCAGTGTCCGTGACACTGCTTGCATTGACACGGTCAATGCACTCCAAATGTAATTAAAATTGGAGGTAAATAGACCTATGTATAAGAAACAAATTTTATGTGTTTTCTTTATTGCTTTATCGCTGGGAATAATGGGATGTGAACCAGAAAAAATAAGTGTTTCAGGACAGATTATAAATTGTTACACATTAAAGGGGATAGAAGGATTAGACATAAGAAGATTAGATATTATAGAGAAAACAACACAAGAATCAATTATAAACAGTCCAGTGTCATTAACAACAGGCAACAATGGAAATTTTTCATTAGAGGCAGATGTTAAAAAGATACTTAAAAAGATAGATGACTATCAATTGAAAGTAATCTTACCTGATGAGTTTTGTTATCCCTCGGAATTTGATATCACCAGTTCTGAAATTAAGATAAAAAAAGGATTTACTAACAAGCTGATAATCTCCCCAATTAAAACCAGTTATGGGATTGTGATAAAAGGAATGATTAAAAATGAAAAAACAAAAGATGTAATCTCAGGAGTTATGGTAACCTGTAAACCAGATTATCACGAGGAGAGCTTAAATAAAACAGCTGTTAACAATAATCTTTGCACCAGTGGGAG is a genomic window containing:
- a CDS encoding acyl-CoA dehydrogenase — encoded protein: MDYFLTEEQQMIKDLARQIAQEKIKPVAAELDEKEEFPHDLMKVLAQSDLFGVYIPMDYGGLGAGCFELCLIVEELSKVCGGVATTYAASALGTFPILLFGTDEQKKKYLPDLAAGKKLAAFGLTEANAGSDAASIQTTATLDGDFYILNGTKQWITNGGEAETYVVIAMTDKTKGARGASAIIVEKGTPGFSFGKKEKKMGIRSSATTELIFQDCKVPKENLLGKEGLGFIVAMRTLDRSRPGVAAQAVGIAQGALDLAVRYAKERVQFGQPISSFQGIQFMLADMATQVEAARALTYAVAKMVDAGEKNITKASAMSKLFASDVAMKVTTDVVQIFGGYGYMREYPVEKMMRDAKITQIYEGTNQIQRQVIALELIKESAGK
- a CDS encoding HEPN domain-containing protein; translation: MGHLALEKLLKSLFVRDKKEHAPWIHSLPLLANKLTINIPEETLERLGEFMEFHFEGRYPDYQMDFYKKCTGEFTNQKMKEIKEVYKWLSSQF
- a CDS encoding nucleotidyltransferase domain-containing protein → MVEQSILESIKRFTNALAKENIRTNKVFLYGSYATGKHTEYSDIDIAVVSEDFGKDRIEEKMFLFRLASRIDPRLEAVPLTPTALQEDTWVPLIYEIRTKGIELQVA
- a CDS encoding CBS domain-containing protein, coding for MKNLKVKDAMTRGIFTIPQDASVTQALEMLADNDVSGLAITSVDGELVGVLSETDMAKVVSKGIASDEDLDKIKVSEIMTAPAITVGRDDSLRDACSLMCEKNIHRLIIQQEVKRGGESKYFPSGILSMSDVVKAMAGRWTRG
- the nuoE gene encoding NADH-quinone oxidoreductase subunit NuoE translates to MDKLNEILKKYKDTDGALIPVLQEAQDTFGYLSKDVLIQIGKELKFPLSKVYGVVTFYAQFYLKPHGKYTIRACRGTACHVQGAKKIISTIEHITGLKEGETSADLKFTFETVACLGACALSPVMMVNKDYFGKMNPKKAITILQQYNDSR
- the nuoF gene encoding NADH-quinone oxidoreductase subunit NuoF encodes the protein MTKLKSVSELNAYRESIIKTKDPNKICITICGGTGCLAFGAEGVISAFQEEIKKQGLNNVDVIRTGCPGFCERGPIVVILPQRISYQKVAIEDVSEIVSSTIIKGEIIERLLYEDPLTGHKIIYEQEIPFYKKQKRILLSNSGLIDPTQINHYIERSGYSALSKILTSMAPDKVIEEVKKSGLRGRGGGGFPTGLKWSFCRKAEGEPKYLICNADEGDPGAFMDRALLEGNPHLVLEGMLIAAYAIGSTEGYVYVRAEYPLASKNIRLACDQAKELGLLGDNILGTDFSFHLKIKEGAGAFVCGEETALMASIEGKRGMPKPRPPFPAQSGLWGKPSNINNVETFANIPHIILNGGENYAQIGTEKSKGTKIFALAGKINNTGLVEVPMGTILREVIFDIGGGIPRGRKFKAVQLGGPSGGCLTSKELDLPIDYDTLVAAGAMMGSGGMIVMDETNCMVEIARFFLEFVQSESCGKCTPCRIGTKRMLEIVTRITRGEGREEDIDTLIKMAKIIKDSSLCGLGQTAPNPVLSTIEHFRDEYEIHIKEKRCPAHVCEGLYTAPCTDTCPAGIKVHSYVALIAQERFEEALELIKESNPFPSICGRVCHHPCETKCRRIEIDEALALRALKRFVADHEIELEKGRHRPKLEFHRTERVAIIGAGPAGLTCAYYLARRGYQITIFEALETPGGMLAVGIPDYRLPKRILKIEIADVTALGVEIKTETRIGKDLEFSDLLRDYNAIFIGVGAHISKKMGIEGEETNKVIPALQFLRDVNLGNPVELGEKIAVIGGGNAAIDAARVAIRLGVRDVTVLYRRSREEMPAIPQEIEDAQEEGIKIEILTAPKRIISENGKVKGIECFRMKLSDFFDKSGRRIPEPIKDSEFVVDVDMVISAIGQDVNVDFLQDRVELSKWQTIKVDKETQATSLAGVFAGGDAATGANTVIEAIAAGNRAAIAIDKYLNNGKESKEVIRHPIEEDEEAMLRRRHLMPVLEKEKRIRGFEEVELGFTREMAVNEAKRCLKCHEKE
- a CDS encoding PASTA domain-containing protein gives rise to the protein MKIKRCSMVSDFPTIMFLFLGILIILSSCGEKQNKKFNLTLVVSDNLGKNKTDALPEDIIKICLPFEYKGNFLIPRPTLYRLGYDNSTKMSLETTITGGCAGDPNNPIYIQNQTKKYLKSVKIGKVFSQPNDSSIDLKSILDSSLEVIGTRSLIAFYSTKGINTDSYNGIKISKSIDDVPTIMAEGICENGLTSVFVFIDPPISGAEPIPPIINRVVVPKLVGEPVEKATSILQRIGLQWSITEEYSAEPKGRVIKQNPAADTQVPPGRTVILTIAKWPKVPQVVGMTLQQAQSTISANGLFNVKVKTPKAQPNWVVTRQNPKGGKTVAKESEIQLVLEKPSGTDNGSQPKEKQPQGQKEEKEVTTPSSVPSDVIPSPWNDIFTLFNKNTEDSYREIIKKLSKSEEENKEKENKIERNVYYWYYKGLAYYQLKDYNKAPECFDEAWNRIGEWGKPIDSQVGLPMNSQEAKKEARYYGAMAHYMKYRITKDSNDHMEARLRVEECHNNIEDYPNGSEERTNITNAYKELEQE